TGGACTCCTGGCCGCTTCGGGCGACGACCTCAAGCGCATCAAGGGCCTGGGCCCAGCCAAGCGCGCCGAGCTGCTGGCGGTGATGGAGCTTGCGCGCCGCGCGCTGGCCGAACAGTTGCAGACGCGCGCCGTGCTGGACACGCCGCAGGCGGTGCGCGAGTACCTGCAGCTGCACCTGGCGCGCCAGCCGCACGAGGTCTTCGCCCTGCTGCTGCTGGACAGCCAGCATCGCCTGCTGGCCTACGAGGAGCTGTTTCGCGGCACGCTCACCCAGACTGCCGTCTATCCGCGCGAGGTGGTGCTGCGCGCGCTGCACCATGGCGCGGCCGCCGTGGTGCTGGCGCACAACCATCCCAGCGGCAGCCTCGCGCCCAGCCGCGCCGACGAGCAGCTCACGCAAACCCTCAAGAGCGCGCTGGCGCTGGTGGACGTGCGCGTGCTCGACCACATCATCGTGGCCGCGGGCGGCGCGCTGTCCATGGCCGAGCGGGGCCTGGTGTGATGCAGATGCGCCTGGCGCTGCTGGCGCTGGTGCTGGCGGGCTGCGCCTTTGCACCCGCGCCGCCGCCCCTGCCTGCGCCGCCCGCACGCCTGCAATTGATCGGCGTGGTGGAGCTGCCCACTGGCACTGAATTCGGCGGCACCACGGTAGGCGGGCTCTCGGGCATTGCCTACAGCGCCGCGCGCGACGAATACCTGCTGATCAGCGACGACCGCGGCAACGACGGGCCGGCGCGCGTCTACCGCGCCCGGATGGACATTGGCAAGGCGCCGCTCGCGCCGCCGCGTCTCACCGGCGTGCTGCACCCGCGCCATGCGGGCGACGCGCCGTTTGCGCCCTGGTGGCGCCCCGAAAACGGCGTGGACCGGCCCGACGCCGAAGCCCTGCGCTGGCTGCCCGGCAGCGAGGCCTACGTCTGGAGCAGCGAGGGCGATTTTGCCCGGGGCTTTGGCCCGCGCGTGCGCATCAACCGGCTCGACGGCAGCTACCTGCGCGAGCTCGCGCTGCCCGCGGCGCTGCAACCGGTCAAGGGCGAACAGGGCGCACGCGGCAACGGCGCGCTCGAAGGCCTGGCGCTCACACCCGACGGGCGCACGCTGTGGCTGGCAATGGAGTTGCCGCTCCAGCAGGACGGGCCCGCGCCCACGCCCCGGGACGCGGGCGCGCCGGTGCGCATCACCGCGCTGGAGCTGGCCAGCGGCCGGCCGCTGCGCCAGATCGCCTATCCGCTGGAGCGCGTGCCGTTGCCGCGCCGCCTGCCCGGCCCGCAGCTCAACGGCGTGAGCGAAATCCTGATGGAGGACGCGCACCACATGCTGGTGCTCGAGCGCTCCTACAGCGCGGGCGCGGGCTTTGGCGCGCGCCTGTACCGCATCGACACGCGAGACGGCAGCGACACCCTGGCCCTGGACGCACTCACGCCCGGCGGCGCCTGGCGCCCCGTGGCCAAGCAGTTGATCGCGGACCTGGGCACGCTGGTGCCAGAGCTGGACAACATCGAAGGCATGGACTGGGGGGCGCGCCTGGCCGATGGCGGCTGCACGCTCGTCTTCGTCTCGGACAACAACTTCAACCCGGCGCAGACCACGCAGTTCATCGCCACGCGCTACCTTGGCCCGCCCGGCGGCAGCGGCCATTGCCCGGAGCCGGCGCGGTGAAGGGGCTGCGCGCGCACTCGCTGGGCGAGCTCGGCCTGCTGCGCCGCGCGCTGCAGCACGCGCGCGAGCAGGAGGCGGCGCGCCAGCG
The DNA window shown above is from Comamonas sp. NLF-1-9 and carries:
- the radC gene encoding DNA repair protein RadC, producing the protein MPLKDLPADSQPREKLLARGAAALSDAELLALLLRTGIQGKGVLQLAQELLQPAVAAGAQGPRGGGFGGLSGLLAASGDDLKRIKGLGPAKRAELLAVMELARRALAEQLQTRAVLDTPQAVREYLQLHLARQPHEVFALLLLDSQHRLLAYEELFRGTLTQTAVYPREVVLRALHHGAAAVVLAHNHPSGSLAPSRADEQLTQTLKSALALVDVRVLDHIIVAAGGALSMAERGLV
- a CDS encoding esterase-like activity of phytase family protein, coding for MQMRLALLALVLAGCAFAPAPPPLPAPPARLQLIGVVELPTGTEFGGTTVGGLSGIAYSAARDEYLLISDDRGNDGPARVYRARMDIGKAPLAPPRLTGVLHPRHAGDAPFAPWWRPENGVDRPDAEALRWLPGSEAYVWSSEGDFARGFGPRVRINRLDGSYLRELALPAALQPVKGEQGARGNGALEGLALTPDGRTLWLAMELPLQQDGPAPTPRDAGAPVRITALELASGRPLRQIAYPLERVPLPRRLPGPQLNGVSEILMEDAHHMLVLERSYSAGAGFGARLYRIDTRDGSDTLALDALTPGGAWRPVAKQLIADLGTLVPELDNIEGMDWGARLADGGCTLVFVSDNNFNPAQTTQFIATRYLGPPGGSGHCPEPAR